The following proteins are co-located in the Halarcobacter sp. genome:
- a CDS encoding RNase H family protein, whose translation MSIKTIKLFCDGSVNPKTKIGYGAYFIYNEKIQKQDIKIKKFLDTSSTKLELEVLLWALEKNELKSLKVNIYTDCQNILKLLDRREKLEKNGYLTSTGKIVNNTILYKKFYEKYDNLNLEFIKVKGHKKSVLKDEIDSLFNLVDKASRRALREFNKKEEI comes from the coding sequence ATGAGTATAAAAACTATAAAATTATTTTGTGATGGAAGTGTAAATCCAAAAACAAAAATTGGTTATGGAGCATATTTTATTTATAATGAAAAAATACAGAAACAAGATATAAAAATAAAAAAATTTCTTGATACTTCTTCTACAAAATTAGAATTGGAAGTTTTACTTTGGGCTTTAGAAAAAAATGAATTAAAGAGTTTAAAAGTTAATATATATACAGATTGTCAAAATATTTTAAAGCTTTTAGATAGAAGAGAAAAGTTAGAAAAAAATGGTTATTTAACTAGTACTGGCAAGATAGTTAATAATACTATTTTATATAAAAAGTTTTATGAAAAATATGATAATTTAAATTTAGAATTTATAAAAGTCAAAGGGCATAAAAAATCGGTTTTGAAAGATGAAATTGATAGTTTATTTAACCTTGTAGATAAAGCTTCAAGAAGAGCATTAAGAGAATTTAACAAAAAAGAGGAAATATGA